The DNA sequence gtatttaggaCAGTTTCTGGTCCAAATAACGTTAGCCGGACTTTTGGTAAAACTGTTAACGTTAACTTTCAAGACAGTTCCGCCTTAACGACGCATTACAACAGCATGGTGACATATGCGGATATGTGTCCTGGAATGAACGTGTGTGATTTAGGAATGTAACGTTAATGTAAACAGTAACATGTGAATAGAGGTAACGTTACTAGTATTTAACGAGAAAGGATGCAACTGTAACATCCAAATGAGAAAGCTCACGTccgtagctaacattagctaggaACAAATCTCCATGACAACCAATGTAAGTTAGTAAcgttagccagctagctagctagagctGAAGTGTGTTCTGATGTCGCTGTGTTAGGAGTGATGTTTTATACACAATCCACTACAATTCATCTTTATCATTCATCATCCATAGACATTTTGTATAGCTACGTGTATTATACACTTTGAAGTGTTGGGTTGTAGTTATGCTAGCACTGATACGTGTAGTTCCCTCTTGGACACTTTGCTAAATTAAGGTAACGTTACCGGATTGCTGTTTTCAACTTACCCGTTTTCCAAATGGGTTTTCATCGTTGGGTTTCGGCGACAGAGAAGACCAGAGCACCACCAAACCAAGAAAAGTCCCAATGACAAGCAAACTTCGTAGAATGAATCCCACTTTTAGCCTCATCTTGGAAGCTCTTCCCGACGCTGCCAACAGCTAAACTAGATTAGCTAGCCGCTACTGCTCCTAGCAAGGGCTAGCCGGCTGGCACGATAGGCAAGCAGCTAACAACTAGTTCGCTGCTGATGTTGCAAGTTTGAACAACAAGGCTGGTACTAACGTTACCTCGACGACAGGCAGTGGTGCGACCGTGACCTTCCTctaaaattatattttgtattgacCAGGCTGAATGAAACTGCTCCTTTCCGGGTTCTTCTCCCCGTCTCCTTCTTGACACGGTCCCTCTGacctgctaacgttactgctGACAGACACGGCTCAGCGTTGCGGGTAAATAAGTTCTGCCCAGCTGAGAGGCAAACGTCTGTAAATGGCTCACCTCACACATTCAAGAATGTTGCCTGATAGTTATCATCCTATTAATAATTCTGTAATTGTTTTCAGTATATTTCTTAACATCCacatttcaaatataaaaattgTGTCCCTCGGTTTCTGACATGGCAGGACTCGCTGGTGGACTCACGGATATCAAACCAGGTTTACTGGTTGTGGGAAGTCAAAACAAGAAAGGTCTGTTTGGTTTTTCAAACTATTGCTAAGCAGAGATAATAACTCAGTGATTACCATGGAAGGAATGAAAGAGCAAGCAGGTTGACAATTGgatatacagtgctgctcatgagtataggaacccatgctaaagttgactaaaaagaggaataaaaaaatcatcttttggaaattgatcttccATCAATTAAAGTCATACCAtccaatctaatctaatctaatccaatccaatccaactttatttttaaggcacatttaaaacaaccaggttgaccaaagtgctggacATTGACATGATTTAGGACAGATTATAAACACACGTTAAACAAAACgaacatttaaaacaagtaacaaactggaaaatgaaaatgcagaatACACCTCTCAAGCAGGTTTAAAGTCCAATGAATAAAAGTGAGTTTTAAGTCGTGATTTAAAAATGTGAAGGCTGGGGGATCATTTATTGACACCTGAAGGCAAGCACTTGCCAATGGAAAGTCCAATATTTACAAAATGACATATTGTGCATAAGTCATATtgaataaacattttaaataaacacagatTGTGCCAATTATGGCAACACAAAGGCATTGTACTATGTACCAGAGTACAGCGTGCAGTAGAGTAAATGCAGTGTATTTGTTGATGTAATGCCATTGTAGTAGCCAAACTCAACCATACAGTGTAAAACATTGTGAAGTGTAAACATCACATGTGGTTAATAAGGGGCTTGGCAcatctaatttaaaatgttaacaGAATTGCAGTTGCTTTTCCCTGTCATGCTGCATATGTACGTATGTGTGCCCATCATCCTATGTGCTCCAGATAGTGAGTGAGCAGTGaagggagaggaaggagggggagCAGTTTCAGTCTGGATTGACCAATCAGGTTCCTGATCTGGAGACGACACAACTGGCAGAGATTCCTCGGAGAAACTAGAGAGACACAGAATGATATCCTCTTACTGTTGGGATGCTGCTCAGCTTGAATTTCGAGTGGTTACTTTCTTGCGTCAGTATTGAGAATCACTGCAGTAAAAGATATAGCAGTAGGCCTACCTTCAAATGTCAGTAGCAGCTGTTGTGTTTTTCCACCAACAGGCGCTAGCTCCACAGGCCGTTGATCATTACTGTCTCTGATGTTGACATCAGCTCCATAATCCAGTAACAGTGACACCTGATCGGCACTGTCCTGTCTGACAGAGGCGTGCAGAGGACTGTCACCTCCTCTGCCTACATTAACATTGGCTCCTAGAGAAGACATAGACAatagaagaggagagaagaaaatatattaaatactAAATGTAGTCATAGTGTAgatagaaaagaagaagaagaatttcACCTGTATGCAGTGAAACAAAGTACTGTAGAATTAGACCCTTTATTAGAGTTCATCACAGAGGAACAGCCTAGAATAGTAGATCCCAACCTGGGGGTCAGGTCCCAAGATAATCCTGTGGGCTCAGAGGTTAATTACAGGtatgagaaagaaaaaataaatgtttctgtCCTTTTTGCATTGTTCTTGTTCAACACTGCATACTTTCATCTCTTCAGGCCTGTGACAAGTGGTCACAAAGAAAATTGCTTAATTTCTATGGGGTCACAATCCAAAAAAGTTCAAAACCACAGGCTGAGAGCATTGCATCTATGCAGCTAATGTGGAATaacaaaagaaagagaagaatcCTAAAAGGATGTTTGGTGGTCAGAAAAACTTCCAGATTATTACTAGTCTGCCAGAAAATATAAGTGAAGTAAttttttcagtccctccagaaaattCGAtatgcgattatgcgatcgcataattcaatgcataatcagccaaagtccgcatattcatgcaggggctgcattttttcaaatatggcaTAAAtggccgatttccgcgcaaaatatgcagtgtttgcatgatttcataatccctgcattttcgttgcaaaaaagtcacatatatcttagcagaaagttgaaaaaatgttgcgtttacttcacacaagagcagccattttcccctgttgccatgggaacgttatgaagtgacgtaattacgcgacgtgaacatcatcgaaaagcaggtgttggaggttgaatttgacatgtactttgagtctcttaagttggtatccaataagaaacctatcttaatatctgatgtctactcaaatttctttgtttaagtgctcctgctgtctatattatatatatatatattatattgaaagtctgtctcttttgtatcttttatttccctcagtttagactattacttttatttttactttaatattatattatttgtatatatttttgtatcttatttgtttacttattgcaatgactgaatatctgtaaactatttttggaaattaagtttaaaaagcattttttgcaagttcccgcaatttcatcgcataaaattgcataaatatcccacatattccatcgcattttttaagaaaacgtgctgcataatcaaggatttttgcctgcaacaaaaaactctttctggaaggactgttttTTTGACCAAACATTTTGACCAAAGTTGCATTAAGCAatacttatatatatttattaaatttattatatattttaccaCTAAACCAAAACATTCTCTTTAATGTGATAGGGTTGCTAGTACTGCAGATTGAGAATCACCGCACACATTGCAGCATTAACTTGGCAAAGCTTTAAGCACATTGGCTAAAGCTGCTTATTTTATGTACCAACAAGACCAAAACAATCATAGAAAACTGTGGGCACCTGCTCCCAGTACAGGAGGTCACACAGGTGTGCTACAAGTTGAAATGGAAGAAAGTTGCCATACATAAGACACACCTCTGTGAAGCAGAATCTTTGAGCAGGCTGTGTGTCGGTGTAGACAGCTCATGTAGAGAGGAGAACCCAAGTGGGACACTTCATAGTCTGGATCTGCCCCATGAGACAGCAGGGACTCTACACACTGGCTgttacctgcacacacacacacacacacacacacaaacacacacacacacacacacacacacacaagatgaaGAACCCACAAACGTTGAATTCAATAATGAAGTAATATGTTTGAATTGAAGTGTAAACGTAAACAGCTTTTGGTGCTTTTAATATATTGAGCAGTATCGTTTTGCTCTCTGTAGCAGGTTTTCTCCAGGATGTGACCTTTCTACTGTAGTTAAACATTACAATCTGACTGTAGGAGCCACATTGgctgttgtttatggtctcattcATCTTGTTTGTTGATTATTTGTGTTGTGCTCTGATGTTGTGGGTGGTGGGCGTTTTCATTGCGGTTTGAGCGGAAGTGATAGTctatttgtttgcttcacctgtgCACCTGGGTTTTGGGCATTGACAGAGAGGAGGTGAGCCTGGGAGCGAACATTTTTTGTTGACTGCATCACGCTGCATTAACGCAATTATTCTACTCACCAGGTAACAATTACATTTGGTAGCTGCAGTGGTAAGTGTATTTTACGtgtggaagaagaagaataaaaaaatcattgcAATACAATCTCGAGCGCGTCACAGTGTGTATCTCTCAGTGTTAAGCCCCTCGCGGCAGCACTTTTttggactgcttacagccgCAACACTGACTATACATGTTGTAGCTGCCTTTAGCTGATCTTAGAGCTGTAAAGATTAAtccattagttgtcaactattaaattaattgccaactTTTGATAAACGACTAATCGGTTTAAGAATTAGCTGATTTCAgcctcttaaatgtgaatattttctagtttcttcactcctctgtgacagtaaatgGAATATCTTTGCGTtgtaaacaaaacaagacatttgaagacgtcatcttgggctttaaaaaaaacgacCGTAATGGGGGCTCTTACTGGTTATGAAAATTAGTCACCGATATGTGGTGTCTAGTCAGGACATGGAAGGCAGGGATATTCTTTGAAGGTTTAATATATACTTTGAAATACAGATGCACAGGCACTATTTCTTATACACTTTACAGTAGGTGTGGTTTTGTGGTCACTGACGCACACGAACACCACCTGAAACTTAACTTATAAACTGAAACTGAACTGACAGCCGTTCTCTGCAAGCCAGGGCATGGCATGTCGCAACATGTTggaaaaagggggcgtggtctgAGCGAACACTCGTACATGCTCTGTCCATGCTCACATCACTTGAGCCTTTTGCACAGCCACCCCATAATTCACGGTTTGAATTATCTCCTGGAAAGGCTCAACTATCCACAGGAGCTGTCGTCGAGGAATTCTCTGGGATGGCCGGCAACTCAATGAGCTTGGCCACTGGTCTGGTGTAGGTCCTCTCGTCCACCTGCACCTCAGCAGTCCTTACTTTACCATCGACACTCCTAATGGTCTTCGTGACTCGTCCCACGGGCCAAAGTGCACAAGGTAACCTTTGGTCAATTACCATCAGCACCATACCAACAGTGAGGTTCTCTGTGTCCTTCATCCATTTCTGCCTTGACTGCAAGAAAGGTAAGTAGTTCCGTATGAAATGGCTCCAGAACTGGTCAGCTAACACCTGACTGTGCCGCCATCTTCTCCGACTGAGAATCTCAGACTCAGGGTACACCACTTGAGGAAGCGAAGAGTATGGCCGCCCCATGAGGTGGTATTTGGGGGTTACGGAATCCACATCGGCTGTCCAGATCTGTCGACACATAGCCCAGTGGATTGGAGTTGAGGATTCCCTCTACCTCAATCAGAACTGTCTGCAAGACTTCTTCGGTCACTGTCTGTGCTCCCAGAGTAACGTAGAGTGCCTTAATGGATCTGACCTCCCACTCCCAGGCTCCACCAAAGTGAGGTGCATTTGGTGGGGTGAACTGGAAACGGATCTGGTGCTTAGCCATCTTGGTCTGCAGCTCTTCGCA is a window from the Perca fluviatilis chromosome 1, GENO_Pfluv_1.0, whole genome shotgun sequence genome containing:
- the asb5b gene encoding ankyrin repeat and SOCS box protein 5b isoform X2; its protein translation is MDGIWSCPKWNLSVTLPLYRIKDCDFAGSWADRSPLHEAASQGRLLALRTLLAQGYHANIITIDHVTPLHEACLSGHVACVRALIHAGANVNAATIDGVTPLYNCCASGSVGCMELLLQNGAHTHTPHTHFPSALHEACKRGNSQCVESLLSHGADPDYEVSHLGSPLYMSCLHRHTACSKILLHRGANVNVGRGGDSPLHASVRQDSADQVSLLLDYGADVNIRDSNDQRPVELAPVGGKTQQLLLTFEVSPRNLCQLCRLQIRNLIGQSRLKLLPLLPLPSLLTHYLEHIG